The genomic window AGCACGCACACACACGGCATCACCTACCACCGTCTCCggcagagagagatagagagggagagaGTTTGACTAGGCCGAGCAGCAGCCGCCCGTGTTCACCGGGGTGACGTCGTCCTTGCCGCCAACGTCGATGGTCTTGCCCCTAGGCGGCGCGGCGGGGTCGTCGCCGATGTCGAGGGCCTTCTTGCTGACGACGCGGTAGATCTCGCCGAGCACCTCGGTGAAGGCGTCCTCCACGTTGGTGGCCTCCAGCGCGGAGGTCTCCATGGAGAAGGTGCGGTGGCGCTCCGCGAAGGCCCTGGCCTCCTCGGGCGAGACGGCCCTCAGGTGGCGCAGGTCCGCCTTGTTCCCGACCAGCATCACCACGATGTTGGCGTCCGTGTGGTCGCGGAGCTCCGTCAGCCACCGCTCCGCGTTCTCGAACGTGATGTGGCGCGTCACGTCGTACACCACGAGCGCGCCCACGGCGCCCCGGTAGTACGCGCTGGTGATGGCCCGGTACCTACACACAGAGAGCGCCGCGAGTGCAGGTGCAACGCACGTACGCAAAGTGATTAACCAACTTGGTACTGGTGTCAATGTGGAAATGCGGTTACAAGCAACCAGAAAGATGCACATTGCATTGCTAAAGATACTTGCCACAGTTGAGAATGAGTTGTTCCAGATGGTATTGAAATCACAAGCATGGCAACGGGAAAGGAGTCATCGCAAGTCCTTGAGTTGGTCAATTACTACGATTGATCGATCGATCAAGCTAAACTAAACTGAATCGACGACGAGCGGTGGAAGAAATA from Triticum aestivum cultivar Chinese Spring chromosome 3B, IWGSC CS RefSeq v2.1, whole genome shotgun sequence includes these protein-coding regions:
- the LOC123070313 gene encoding ras-related protein RABA1f translates to MAVAYRAEEEYDYLFKVVLIGDSGVGKSNLLSRFARDEFSLDTRSTIGVEFATKTVRVDGKLVKAQIWDTAGQERYRAITSAYYRGAVGALVVYDVTRHITFENAERWLTELRDHTDANIVVMLVGNKADLRHLRAVSPEEARAFAERHRTFSMETSALEATNVEDAFTEVLGEIYRVVSKKALDIGDDPAAPPRGKTIDVGGKDDVTPVNTGGCCSA